The following proteins are encoded in a genomic region of Nitratireductor sp. GISD-1A_MAKvit:
- a CDS encoding Gfo/Idh/MocA family protein — translation MSAQEKPVRVLVAGLGNMGMSHALAYHAIPGFEIVGLVSRSEPELPDALKGYPHSTDFEEALAETKPDLASINTYSDSHAPFALTAMEAGAHVFVEKPLATNVADARRVVETAKAHNRKLVVGYILRHHPSWVKLIEEARGLGGPYVFRLNLNQQSSGPTWMTHKQLMQTTPPIVDCGVHYVDVMCQITDAKPVKVRGMGVRLSDEVAPDMYNYGHFQVMFEDGSVGWYEAGWGPMMSETAFFVKDIVSPKGCVSIVMDDGAKSDDIDAHTQTSRIRIHRAETDANGRFAHDDTLLSMEGEPGHQELCDREQAFVLKAIRDDLDLSRHMNDAVQSLNICLAADESVRSGKEIKL, via the coding sequence ATGAGTGCGCAGGAAAAACCCGTGCGGGTGTTGGTCGCAGGACTTGGCAATATGGGCATGAGCCATGCGCTCGCCTATCACGCCATTCCCGGCTTCGAGATCGTGGGACTCGTGAGCCGCTCGGAACCGGAGCTTCCGGATGCGCTGAAGGGCTATCCGCACTCGACCGACTTCGAGGAAGCGCTGGCCGAGACCAAGCCGGATCTGGCCTCGATCAACACCTATTCGGACAGCCATGCCCCCTTTGCCCTCACGGCCATGGAAGCGGGCGCGCATGTATTTGTGGAAAAGCCGCTGGCAACGAATGTCGCCGACGCGCGGCGCGTCGTGGAAACGGCGAAAGCGCACAACCGCAAGCTCGTGGTGGGCTATATTCTTCGCCATCACCCTTCCTGGGTGAAGCTGATCGAGGAAGCACGCGGGCTTGGTGGGCCCTATGTCTTCCGGCTCAATCTCAACCAGCAATCCTCGGGCCCCACCTGGATGACGCACAAGCAGCTCATGCAGACGACACCACCCATTGTGGATTGCGGTGTGCACTATGTGGACGTGATGTGCCAGATCACCGATGCGAAGCCGGTCAAGGTGCGCGGCATGGGGGTTCGGCTTTCAGACGAAGTCGCCCCGGACATGTACAATTACGGACATTTCCAGGTGATGTTCGAAGACGGTTCGGTCGGCTGGTATGAGGCCGGCTGGGGGCCGATGATGTCGGAAACCGCCTTCTTCGTGAAAGACATCGTCTCGCCGAAAGGCTGCGTCTCCATCGTCATGGACGATGGCGCGAAATCTGATGACATCGACGCGCACACGCAAACCTCGCGCATCCGAATCCACAGGGCCGAAACCGATGCCAACGGCCGGTTCGCCCATGACGACACCCTCCTCTCCATGGAAGGTGAGCCGGGCCATCAGGAACTGTGCGATCGAGAACAGGCTTTCGTTCTCAAAGCCATCCGCGACGATCTCGACCTTTCACGGCACATGAACGATGCCGTGCAATCTCTCAACATCTGCCTCGCCGCCGACGAAAGCGTGCGAAGCGGCAAGGAAATCAAACTCTAG
- a CDS encoding TRAP transporter large permease subunit, with translation MSYELTAILMFTGMMGLLLTGQRVFGAIGFIAVAFALLLWGTGGSEIAFSAAMKLMKWYALLTLPLFIYMGYMLSESGIADDLYKMFHVWFGPVRGGLAIGTIALMVVISAMNGLSVAGMAIGATIALPELLRRGYDKIMVTGVIQAGSSLGILVPPSVVLVLYAMIARQPVGQLWLAGVFPGLLMAGLFILYIAVRCWLQPNLGPVLPAEERRISMSEKLKLLSAGILPFMIFFLMTGLFVMGVTSLVESSAIGAVSATAAAAIRGRLTLKVIHDTVRKTLSVSCMFMWIILAALCFGAVFDGLGAVRAIEGFFLDQLGLSPWEVLILMQLSYLIMGMFLDDTAMLVIVAPLYVPLVKLLGFDLIWYGVLYTITCQIAYMTPPFGYNLFLMRAMAPPEIRLSDIYRSIIPFVAVMVFALIIVMAFPQIALWLPEHVYAR, from the coding sequence GTGAGCTACGAACTGACCGCGATCCTCATGTTCACCGGCATGATGGGACTGCTCTTGACGGGGCAGCGCGTGTTTGGCGCGATCGGCTTCATCGCCGTAGCCTTTGCGCTGTTGCTGTGGGGCACGGGCGGCTCCGAGATTGCCTTCTCCGCCGCCATGAAGCTGATGAAATGGTACGCTCTGCTGACGCTGCCGCTCTTCATCTACATGGGCTACATGTTGTCGGAATCAGGGATTGCCGACGACCTCTACAAGATGTTCCATGTCTGGTTCGGCCCGGTGCGTGGCGGACTTGCCATCGGCACGATCGCGCTCATGGTCGTCATCTCGGCCATGAACGGCCTCTCCGTCGCCGGCATGGCCATCGGTGCGACGATCGCCCTGCCCGAGTTGCTTAGACGCGGCTACGACAAGATCATGGTGACCGGCGTCATTCAGGCCGGTTCTTCTCTCGGCATTCTCGTACCGCCGAGCGTGGTGCTGGTTCTTTACGCCATGATCGCGCGCCAGCCGGTCGGCCAACTCTGGCTCGCCGGCGTGTTTCCGGGCCTGCTGATGGCCGGGCTCTTCATTCTCTACATCGCGGTGCGGTGCTGGCTGCAGCCCAACCTCGGGCCTGTGCTTCCTGCCGAAGAACGCCGTATCTCGATGTCGGAAAAGCTCAAGCTTCTGTCAGCCGGCATTCTGCCCTTCATGATCTTTTTCCTGATGACCGGGCTCTTCGTGATGGGCGTCACCAGCCTTGTCGAGAGCTCCGCCATCGGCGCCGTCTCGGCAACCGCCGCCGCCGCCATTCGCGGCCGCCTGACCTTGAAGGTGATCCACGACACGGTGCGCAAGACGCTTTCGGTCTCGTGCATGTTCATGTGGATCATCCTGGCCGCACTGTGCTTCGGCGCAGTGTTCGACGGTCTGGGTGCGGTCAGGGCCATCGAGGGTTTCTTCCTCGATCAGCTCGGTCTCTCGCCCTGGGAAGTGCTGATCCTGATGCAGCTTTCCTATCTCATCATGGGCATGTTTCTGGACGACACGGCGATGCTGGTCATCGTCGCCCCGCTCTATGTGCCGCTCGTCAAGCTGCTCGGTTTCGACTTGATCTGGTACGGCGTGCTCTACACGATCACCTGCCAGATCGCCTATATGACCCCGCCTTTCGGCTACAACCTCTTCCTGATGCGGGCCATGGCGCCGCCGGAAATCAGGCTCTCAGACATCTACCGATCCATTATTCCGTTCGTGGCTGTGATGGTGTTCGCGCTGATCATTGTCATGGCGTTCCCGCAGATCGCGCTATGGCTCCCTGAACATGTCTATGCACGCTGA
- a CDS encoding ATP-binding cassette domain-containing protein, with the protein MSEPLLVAQNLCKTFISRGRRVTALDDVSLTIAPGETLGLVGASGSGKSTLARVLLRLLPADAGTVRLQGEDWLKLRGQALRRQRRVIQMVFQDPLAAFNPRATIAGVLADPLRIHSLADRAARPMQVGALLERVGLPASHAARIVHEVSGGERQRVAIARALAVRPSLIVFDEPVSALDQSIRAGILKLIADLQKSEGLSYLFIAHDLAVVRLVSHRVAIMESGRIVETGPTPQIIDNPQSPAGRALVAAVPRPRYRRTP; encoded by the coding sequence ATGTCTGAGCCGCTTCTCGTTGCGCAGAACCTCTGCAAGACGTTCATCAGCCGAGGGCGCAGGGTGACGGCGCTGGATGATGTGAGCCTGACGATCGCTCCAGGCGAAACGCTGGGTCTGGTGGGCGCGTCCGGCAGCGGCAAGTCGACGCTCGCGCGGGTGCTGCTCAGGCTCTTGCCGGCGGATGCGGGGACGGTGCGGCTTCAGGGCGAGGACTGGCTCAAGCTTCGCGGGCAAGCACTGCGCAGGCAGCGCCGGGTGATCCAGATGGTGTTTCAGGATCCGCTTGCCGCCTTCAATCCGCGCGCGACCATCGCCGGTGTGCTGGCGGACCCGCTGCGCATCCATAGCCTTGCGGACCGTGCCGCACGGCCCATGCAGGTGGGTGCACTTCTGGAGCGTGTCGGTCTTCCCGCGAGCCATGCCGCGCGCATTGTTCACGAAGTCTCGGGCGGTGAGCGCCAGCGTGTCGCCATCGCCCGCGCGCTTGCCGTTCGTCCGTCGCTGATCGTGTTCGATGAGCCTGTCTCCGCGCTCGACCAGTCGATACGCGCCGGGATTCTGAAACTCATCGCTGATTTGCAGAAAAGCGAGGGCCTCTCCTACCTCTTCATCGCGCATGACCTCGCTGTCGTGCGTCTTGTTTCCCATCGGGTGGCGATCATGGAGAGTGGCCGTATTGTCGAGACGGGACCAACGCCACAGATCATCGACAACCCGCAATCGCCGGCGGGCAGGGCGCTTGTGGCAGCAGTGCCACGCCCTCGCTATCGTCGCACTCCATAG
- a CDS encoding MurR/RpiR family transcriptional regulator: MAIREQVHEALAQMTDAERKVAHAFLANYPSSGLSRVAEFADLAGTSAPTVLRFVSRLGYSGYPEFQRALRLEIQAELLSPLEKGDGSAARSLDGSALGAYFARATANIQATLEAIPESEFEAACALLSDPKVACYTLGGRFSDAIARYMASHLRIVRPNVRRFQDQTSTWDDQLLDVKAGDVVVLFDIRRYQRDLVHLSELLCERKARIVLITDGWLSPISRYAKVVLPCAIDAGRTWDSGVVLMALVEAIVDRVTHGDWETARERIQALEHIHWNKPTVAD; encoded by the coding sequence TTGGCAATCAGGGAGCAGGTTCACGAGGCACTCGCTCAGATGACCGATGCCGAGCGCAAGGTGGCGCATGCGTTTCTTGCCAACTATCCCAGCAGTGGCCTGTCCAGGGTTGCTGAATTCGCCGATCTCGCCGGGACGAGTGCGCCGACCGTTCTGCGTTTTGTCTCGCGGCTGGGTTATTCCGGGTATCCCGAGTTCCAGCGGGCCTTGCGCCTTGAGATACAGGCGGAGCTGCTTTCCCCGCTTGAAAAGGGAGACGGCTCTGCGGCGCGTAGTCTGGACGGTTCAGCGCTTGGTGCATATTTCGCGCGCGCCACCGCCAATATCCAGGCGACACTTGAGGCGATCCCCGAAAGCGAGTTCGAGGCGGCCTGCGCGTTGCTCTCCGATCCGAAGGTCGCTTGCTACACGCTGGGTGGGAGGTTCAGCGACGCCATTGCGCGCTACATGGCCTCGCATCTACGCATTGTGAGGCCCAATGTGCGCCGTTTCCAGGATCAGACTTCCACGTGGGACGATCAGTTGCTGGACGTGAAGGCGGGGGATGTGGTGGTTCTGTTCGACATTCGCCGCTACCAGCGCGACCTTGTGCATCTGAGCGAGCTTCTGTGCGAGCGCAAGGCGCGCATCGTGCTCATCACCGATGGCTGGCTTTCACCGATTTCACGTTATGCCAAGGTCGTGCTGCCCTGCGCCATCGATGCGGGACGCACCTGGGATTCAGGGGTGGTTCTGATGGCGCTGGTGGAGGCGATTGTCGACCGCGTGACACACGGTGACTGGGAGACCGCGCGTGAGCGCATACAGGCACTGGAGCATATTCACTGGAACAAGCCGACTGTCGCTGACTGA
- a CDS encoding N-formylglutamate amidohydrolase — protein sequence MIRALLDPSEGEPVQIERAGGRSPVILVCEHASRTIPASLSNLGVKPDTLTSHAAWDIGALATAQKISQLLDAPLVHQRFSRLVYDCNRPPEAPDAIPEMSEIHAIPGNRNLSGEARQQRVAEIYEPFRQALAALVAARTGPSRQPVIVTIHSYTRVYFGAARHRAIGLLHDRDRRLADTMLQQAEEHGITNAMRNYPYGPDDGVTHTLRLHAVQNGLLNVMIEYCSDLIDTEKGQDEWAALTTRLLEAALERFDIHAAGSQQA from the coding sequence ATGATCAGAGCGCTTCTAGATCCATCGGAAGGCGAACCGGTCCAGATCGAACGCGCGGGCGGACGTTCGCCAGTGATCCTGGTTTGCGAGCACGCCTCCCGCACGATTCCTGCCTCGCTCTCGAACCTCGGTGTGAAGCCGGACACACTGACAAGCCATGCCGCCTGGGACATTGGCGCGCTTGCAACGGCACAGAAAATCTCACAGCTGCTGGATGCACCGCTGGTCCATCAGCGCTTCTCGCGCCTGGTCTATGATTGCAACCGCCCGCCAGAGGCGCCGGACGCCATTCCCGAGATGAGTGAAATTCACGCGATCCCCGGCAATCGCAATCTTTCGGGGGAAGCGCGCCAGCAGCGTGTCGCGGAAATCTACGAACCGTTTCGCCAGGCGCTCGCGGCGCTGGTAGCCGCGCGAACCGGCCCATCCAGACAGCCGGTCATTGTTACCATCCATTCATACACGCGCGTCTATTTCGGCGCTGCCCGGCATCGCGCGATCGGTCTTCTGCATGACCGCGACCGCAGGCTGGCGGACACCATGCTGCAGCAAGCAGAAGAACATGGCATCACCAATGCGATGCGCAACTACCCCTACGGGCCCGATGACGGCGTGACCCACACGCTGCGCCTGCATGCGGTCCAGAACGGCCTGCTCAACGTCATGATCGAATATTGCAGCGACCTGATCGACACCGAAAAGGGACAGGACGAATGGGCGGCGCTTACCACGCGCTTGCTCGAGGCAGCGCTGGAGCGCTTCGACATACACGCAGCCGGTTCACAACAAGCCTGA
- a CDS encoding iron-containing alcohol dehydrogenase yields MKLEGNWSYPTAVRFGAGRIRELAEACKAAGISKPLLVTDRGLAGMDITKNALDILEAAGLGRAMFSDVDPNPNEKNLEAGVKVFRDGGHDGVVAFGGGSGLDLGKLIAFMAGQTRPVWDFEDIGDWWTRADASKIAPNVAVPTTAGTGSEVGRAGVLTNSETHVKKIIFHPKVLPSVVICDPELTVGMPKAITAGTGMDAFAHCLEAYSSPFYHPMSQGIALEGMRLVKEYLPRAFQNGSDLEARAQMMSAAAMGAVAFQKGLGAIHAVSHPVGAVYNTHHGTTNAVVMPAVLKMNRPAIEERINAAAAYLGISGGFDGFFDFVMGLRAELGIPDRLGDMGVGTDRIDEMVEMALEDPSAGGNPVKLTVANTKALFEACI; encoded by the coding sequence ATGAAGCTCGAAGGAAACTGGTCCTATCCCACCGCTGTACGGTTTGGCGCGGGGCGCATCAGGGAGCTGGCCGAGGCCTGCAAGGCGGCCGGTATTTCAAAGCCGCTTCTGGTGACCGACCGGGGTCTTGCCGGCATGGACATCACGAAGAATGCGCTCGACATTCTGGAGGCTGCGGGCCTCGGGCGCGCAATGTTCTCGGACGTGGATCCCAACCCCAATGAGAAGAACCTCGAAGCCGGGGTGAAGGTCTTCAGGGATGGCGGGCATGATGGCGTGGTCGCCTTTGGCGGCGGCTCCGGCCTCGATCTCGGCAAGCTGATCGCCTTCATGGCCGGCCAGACGCGGCCGGTTTGGGATTTCGAAGATATTGGCGACTGGTGGACCCGGGCGGATGCGTCGAAAATCGCACCAAATGTGGCCGTCCCTACGACCGCCGGCACCGGCTCGGAGGTCGGGCGCGCGGGCGTTCTCACCAATTCCGAAACGCATGTGAAGAAGATCATCTTCCATCCGAAAGTGCTTCCCTCCGTGGTCATCTGCGACCCGGAACTGACGGTGGGCATGCCAAAGGCGATCACCGCCGGCACGGGGATGGACGCCTTTGCGCATTGTCTGGAGGCCTATTCCTCGCCTTTCTACCATCCGATGAGCCAGGGCATCGCTCTGGAAGGAATGCGGCTGGTGAAGGAATATCTCCCCCGGGCTTTTCAGAACGGAAGCGATTTGGAAGCCCGTGCGCAGATGATGAGTGCAGCCGCCATGGGCGCGGTCGCCTTCCAGAAAGGGCTCGGCGCCATCCATGCGGTCTCGCACCCGGTCGGGGCGGTCTATAACACACACCATGGAACCACCAATGCGGTGGTGATGCCGGCGGTGCTGAAAATGAACCGCCCGGCAATCGAGGAACGCATCAACGCTGCTGCCGCCTATCTGGGCATTTCTGGCGGGTTCGATGGCTTCTTCGATTTCGTCATGGGCCTTCGCGCAGAGCTCGGCATTCCCGACCGCCTCGGCGACATGGGTGTCGGCACGGACCGCATCGACGAGATGGTCGAAATGGCTCTGGAGGATCCGAGTGCCGGCGGCAACCCGGTCAAGCTGACCGTTGCCAACACGAAGGCACTGTTCGAAGCCTGCATCTAA
- a CDS encoding ATP-binding cassette domain-containing protein — MSAPLAVIRGLSVSFRRDDAQCFALQGVDLEIAKGRRLAVIGESGSGKSTLALAIAGLLPPQARIEGAVGWPGLAHSPVAGRDIGMVFQDPGGSLNPVLTIGEQVTEGAVRHLGLDWRAARSHALALLERVRIPDPQAALLAYPHQFSGGQRQRIAIAAAIAARPGLLIADEPTSALDMVVQAEIEELLDELVREAGMTLVFITHDIALASRFADDIAVFQRARLVEKGPVQAVLAQPAHAYTKHLLAAQIDFSTPRLIDGVANV; from the coding sequence ATGAGCGCGCCGCTGGCCGTAATCCGGGGGCTCTCGGTTTCCTTCAGGCGTGACGATGCGCAATGCTTTGCGCTTCAGGGCGTCGATCTCGAGATCGCGAAAGGCCGCCGGCTGGCGGTGATTGGTGAAAGCGGATCGGGCAAGAGCACGCTGGCGCTGGCGATCGCCGGGCTCTTGCCGCCGCAGGCGCGGATTGAGGGAGCTGTCGGCTGGCCCGGCCTTGCGCATTCTCCCGTGGCGGGGCGTGACATCGGCATGGTGTTTCAGGACCCCGGTGGCAGCCTCAACCCGGTTCTGACCATTGGCGAACAGGTGACGGAAGGCGCGGTGCGGCATCTGGGGCTCGACTGGCGCGCGGCGCGGTCGCATGCGCTGGCCCTGCTTGAGCGGGTGCGCATTCCAGATCCGCAGGCTGCACTTCTTGCCTATCCGCATCAGTTTTCCGGCGGCCAGCGCCAGCGCATCGCCATTGCCGCCGCCATTGCGGCGCGGCCGGGGCTGCTGATCGCGGATGAACCCACGAGCGCGCTCGACATGGTGGTGCAGGCCGAGATCGAGGAGCTGCTCGACGAACTGGTGCGCGAGGCCGGCATGACACTGGTCTTCATCACGCACGACATCGCGCTCGCTTCCAGGTTCGCCGACGACATTGCCGTTTTCCAGCGGGCGCGGCTGGTGGAGAAAGGCCCGGTGCAGGCGGTACTCGCGCAGCCAGCGCATGCCTATACGAAGCACCTTCTTGCCGCGCAGATCGACTTTTCAACACCGCGCCTGATCGACGGGGTGGCCAATGTCTGA
- a CDS encoding isocitrate lyase/phosphoenolpyruvate mutase family protein: MSQSEKARFFQGLHTRKNPLVLYNIWDAGSAAAVAEAGAKALATGSWSVAAAQGYDDGEKIPVSLLARVIERIVETVDLPLSVDFEGAYDTDPQGAADNVAQVLDAGAVGINFEDQIVGGEGLHPIADQAKRIAAIRAMAEKRGIALFINARTDLFLKESNPSRHAALLAEAKERSKAFADAGASGFFVPALVDEALIEDLCAASSLPVNILAMPTAPDATKLGELGVARISHGPFPYRAALEWLRNAAAAVYE, encoded by the coding sequence ATGAGCCAGTCAGAAAAAGCCCGCTTCTTCCAGGGCCTTCACACAAGGAAGAATCCGCTCGTTCTCTACAATATCTGGGATGCCGGTTCGGCGGCAGCCGTGGCAGAAGCTGGCGCGAAAGCTCTTGCCACCGGAAGTTGGTCGGTGGCTGCCGCCCAGGGCTATGACGATGGTGAGAAAATTCCGGTCTCACTCCTCGCGCGCGTTATCGAGCGCATTGTGGAGACCGTGGACCTGCCTCTCTCGGTTGATTTCGAAGGAGCTTACGACACCGACCCGCAGGGTGCGGCAGACAATGTTGCGCAGGTTCTGGACGCAGGTGCGGTTGGCATCAATTTCGAGGACCAGATCGTCGGGGGAGAAGGCCTGCACCCGATCGCCGATCAGGCGAAACGTATCGCCGCCATACGCGCCATGGCGGAGAAGCGCGGTATTGCGCTCTTCATCAATGCGCGTACGGATCTCTTTCTGAAGGAAAGCAACCCGAGCCGGCACGCTGCGCTGCTCGCCGAAGCAAAGGAGCGTTCGAAGGCATTTGCCGATGCGGGTGCCAGCGGATTCTTTGTTCCCGCTCTGGTGGACGAAGCTCTTATTGAAGACCTCTGCGCCGCCTCAAGCCTGCCCGTCAACATTCTGGCAATGCCGACCGCGCCGGATGCAACCAAACTTGGAGAGCTGGGTGTGGCCCGCATCAGCCATGGCCCCTTCCCCTACCGGGCCGCTCTGGAGTGGTTGAGGAATGCGGCCGCCGCAGTCTACGAATAG
- a CDS encoding TRAP transporter small permease subunit, with amino-acid sequence MPNVIRRYVRLIDRTNHYVGLVVMYMIFLMIGVLLYSSIMKTVAIPPLWTLEMAQFAMVAYYMVGGGWALQNDAHVRMDLIYARWTPRTKAIVDSITVLFLIFYLSLLLYGGFSSTSYALKYGETSYSAWSPYMAPIKIIMCIGIALTLLQAIAQLCKDVARVRGEELS; translated from the coding sequence ATGCCGAACGTCATAAGGCGCTATGTGCGCCTGATCGACCGGACCAACCACTATGTCGGTCTGGTGGTCATGTACATGATCTTCCTGATGATCGGCGTCCTGCTCTATTCGTCGATCATGAAGACCGTGGCCATCCCGCCGCTCTGGACGCTGGAAATGGCACAGTTCGCCATGGTTGCCTACTACATGGTCGGCGGAGGCTGGGCATTGCAGAATGACGCACACGTGCGCATGGACCTGATCTATGCACGCTGGACGCCGCGCACGAAGGCGATTGTCGATTCCATCACCGTTCTGTTCCTGATCTTCTATCTCTCGCTTCTGCTCTATGGCGGTTTTTCGTCCACCTCCTATGCGCTGAAATATGGTGAGACCAGCTATTCGGCCTGGTCGCCCTACATGGCCCCGATCAAGATCATCATGTGCATCGGCATCGCGCTGACGCTGCTTCAGGCGATCGCCCAGCTCTGCAAGGATGTTGCGCGGGTTCGCGGGGAGGAGCTGTCGTGA
- a CDS encoding aldehyde dehydrogenase family protein: MTKTLQCISPIDGSVFAERPVMDPDKAAGLLASARQAQRAWAARPLDERIALVNAGIARLNEMKDEVVPELAHMMGRPVRYGGEFGGMNERSSYMAEIAARGLAPIVLEDSDDFARRIERVPHGLVGVIAPWNYPYMTAINTVVPALIAGNAVAIKHATQTLLVGERIVRAFHEAGVPEELFVNLFLDHAGTEKLIGERSFDFINFTGSVGGGRAIERAAAGTFTGLGLELGGKDPAYVMEDADIDWAVDGLMDGAMFNAGQCCCGIERIYVAEKHFDSFVEKAVDWVNKLKLGNPLDEETTIGPMANKRFAAEVRSQTEDALAQGAKALIEKKLFPEDDGGTYLMPQILIDVNHQMRVMREESFGPVVGIMPVKNDAEALDLMNDCEFGLTASLWTADPERAAALGADIETGTVFMNRADYLDPALCWTGCKNTGRGGALSEIGYHNLTRPKSYHMRKKQA, encoded by the coding sequence ATGACGAAAACCCTGCAATGCATATCCCCCATCGACGGTTCGGTCTTTGCCGAACGCCCCGTGATGGATCCCGACAAGGCCGCCGGGCTTCTCGCCAGCGCCCGCCAGGCGCAAAGGGCCTGGGCCGCGCGTCCGCTCGATGAGCGCATCGCGCTGGTGAATGCCGGCATTGCCCGCCTCAACGAGATGAAGGATGAGGTGGTGCCGGAGCTTGCCCACATGATGGGTCGCCCGGTGCGCTATGGCGGCGAGTTCGGCGGCATGAACGAACGCTCCTCCTATATGGCGGAGATTGCCGCGCGCGGCCTCGCACCCATCGTTCTGGAGGATTCCGACGATTTCGCGCGCCGTATCGAGCGCGTTCCCCATGGGCTGGTCGGTGTCATCGCGCCCTGGAACTATCCCTACATGACCGCCATCAACACGGTTGTTCCAGCGCTTATCGCCGGCAATGCCGTGGCCATCAAACATGCCACGCAGACATTGCTCGTGGGTGAGCGCATCGTGCGCGCCTTTCATGAAGCGGGTGTTCCAGAAGAGCTGTTCGTCAACCTCTTTCTCGATCATGCAGGGACGGAGAAACTGATTGGCGAGCGTTCGTTCGATTTCATCAATTTCACCGGCTCGGTCGGCGGCGGACGCGCAATCGAGCGCGCTGCGGCTGGCACCTTCACCGGACTGGGGCTCGAACTTGGCGGCAAGGATCCTGCCTATGTGATGGAGGATGCCGACATTGACTGGGCCGTTGACGGGCTGATGGACGGCGCAATGTTCAATGCCGGACAGTGCTGCTGCGGCATCGAGCGCATCTATGTTGCCGAGAAACATTTCGACAGTTTTGTCGAGAAGGCCGTCGACTGGGTGAACAAACTCAAGCTCGGCAATCCGCTGGATGAGGAAACCACCATCGGGCCGATGGCCAACAAGCGCTTCGCAGCCGAAGTGCGCAGCCAGACCGAAGACGCGCTGGCTCAGGGCGCAAAGGCGCTGATCGAGAAAAAGCTCTTCCCGGAAGATGACGGCGGCACCTATCTCATGCCGCAGATACTGATCGACGTGAACCACCAGATGCGGGTGATGCGCGAGGAAAGCTTCGGCCCCGTTGTCGGCATCATGCCGGTGAAGAACGATGCCGAGGCGCTCGATCTCATGAACGACTGTGAGTTCGGTCTCACCGCCTCGCTGTGGACCGCTGATCCCGAACGCGCGGCGGCCCTTGGCGCCGACATCGAAACGGGCACCGTTTTCATGAACCGCGCGGACTATCTCGATCCGGCCCTTTGCTGGACTGGGTGCAAGAACACGGGGCGCGGTGGCGCGCTGTCGGAAATCGGCTACCACAATCTGACCCGTCCGAAATCCTACCACATGAGAAAGAAACAGGCATGA
- a CDS encoding ABC transporter ATP-binding protein, translated as MGSLALKNITKSFGQVNVIKGVDLDVQDGELVIFVGPSGCGKSTLLRIIAGLEDASGGSVEIDGTDVSSTPPSKRGIAMVFQTYALYPHLTVRDNMSLGLKQAKHPPAHIAERVDFASKMLSLEPYLDRRPAELSGGQRQRVAIGRAVVRKPKLFLFDEPLSNLDAALRVNTRLEIARLHRELGATMVYVTHDQTEAMTLADRIVVLNAGRIEQIGTPMELYNDPENLFVAGFIGSPQMNFIEAAHLGREDAKTIGIRPEHISIVPAGGDIEGRVSHIEHLGADTNVYLDCGEAGLICARLFGEQNFEIDSMLHAKFEAPRVFRFDDQGKVIR; from the coding sequence GTGGGCTCACTCGCACTCAAGAACATCACCAAGTCGTTCGGTCAGGTCAACGTCATCAAGGGCGTCGATCTGGACGTTCAGGACGGCGAACTGGTTATTTTCGTCGGCCCGTCGGGCTGTGGCAAATCCACTCTTCTGCGCATCATTGCGGGGCTCGAAGACGCCAGCGGCGGAAGCGTGGAGATCGACGGCACCGATGTAAGCTCGACACCTCCCTCGAAACGCGGCATCGCCATGGTGTTTCAGACCTACGCGCTATACCCGCACCTGACCGTGCGCGACAATATGAGTCTCGGGCTGAAACAAGCGAAGCATCCTCCCGCACACATTGCCGAACGGGTGGATTTCGCATCAAAGATGCTGTCGCTGGAACCCTATCTGGACCGGCGGCCGGCGGAACTCTCGGGCGGGCAGCGCCAGCGTGTCGCCATCGGACGGGCCGTCGTGCGCAAACCCAAGCTGTTTCTCTTCGATGAGCCGCTTTCCAACCTCGATGCTGCGTTGCGCGTCAACACGCGGCTGGAGATTGCGCGCCTCCACCGCGAGCTGGGGGCAACGATGGTCTATGTCACCCATGATCAGACGGAAGCCATGACGCTTGCGGATCGCATCGTTGTGCTGAACGCCGGTCGCATCGAGCAGATCGGCACACCGATGGAGCTCTACAACGATCCGGAAAACCTCTTCGTCGCCGGGTTTATCGGCTCTCCGCAGATGAATTTCATCGAGGCGGCACATCTGGGACGCGAGGACGCGAAGACCATTGGCATCCGCCCGGAACACATCTCGATCGTTCCAGCGGGAGGCGACATCGAAGGCCGGGTCTCGCACATCGAGCACCTGGGCGCGGACACCAATGTCTATCTCGACTGCGGCGAAGCCGGCCTGATCTGCGCGCGCCTGTTCGGCGAGCAGAACTTCGAGATCGACAGCATGCTGCATGCGAAGTTTGAAGCGCCTCGCGTATTCCGCTTCGATGATCAAGGCAAGGTCATCCGCTGA